CTCGGGTGAGGATAGCAGATTTTACCGTATAAAATTTATAGATCCAAATAAGGGAATTATTAAAGGACTCACAATATATGAATTCCTAAAATCAGATGCCCTCAAAAGGAGAGTTGATGCCCCTCAAGCAGTATGGGAAGATAATCAGTGGAAGCTTTTTAATGGGGCACAGCAAATTTTCAAGCCACATTCATTTGAAGTTATATATTTCGACTCGTTGATAGTGAGGCTTAAGGAGACGCCACTTGATTTTGTAAAAGGAGTAAAACCTGCTCTCTCTATGGGATTTTTTGAGTTCAAAGAACACATTAAGAAGTTACAAAAAGGGGGCGAAGATATTACAAAGGAGCTTGTAGACCTTTACTCAAGGATTTCATTTCCTTTTATGAATTTAATCATACTCTTGTTGGGCTTCCCATTAGCAAGTAGAGTAAGAAACATTGGATTTGTTGTAGGATTTGCAATTGCGTTATTCGTAAGCTTCATTTACTGGGGATTATTACAACTTGCAAAAGCATTTGGGCATGTAGGAATTCTATCCCCTTTTTTAGCAAGTCTATTGCCAAACATTATATTTATTATAATAGGAACTATTTTACTTTGGAATAGTAGAAAGTAAAAGTATGGATGTCAAAGAGATACTTGAGTATCAAGGAATAAAGCCGAGTAAAGAACTTGGGCAGAGTTTTCTTGTAAGTGAAAAGATTGCCGAACGTATTGTTGAAGCCTGTGAAATTGAACCAGACGATGTAATACTTGAAGTAGGACCTGGACTTGGAATACTTACTCAATTACTTGTTAAAGTTTCACATAAAGTTTTTGCAGTTGAGAAAGACTTGTCGCTTTTTAAATTCTTGGAACAGAAATTTCAGGGTATGAAAACCCTATTCCTGTTAAACCAGGATGTCTTAAAACTTAATCCTACTCATATTACTGCAGCAAAACCTCTTAAGCTTGTATCCAATCTCCCTTATTCTATTACTTCTGATTTCCTTTATTGGCTTCTAAATAATCGTAAATGCATTCAATCCTGTATCCTTACATTGCAAAGAGAAGTAGCTCATAGGCTTATGGCACAGCCCGGAATTCGAGCGTATGGAACTCTTTCTGTGTTTTTCCAGTTTTGGATGGATGTAGAGCCTATTTTTTCAATTCCGGGTAAATTCTTTTTCCCAAGTTCTAAGATAGTTTCCGAAGTCATATCATTAAAGCCAAAAATGGAAACACAAGTAGTAAACGAGGGGTTATTTTTAAAAATTGTCAAGACTTCTTTTGCAAAAAGGCGTAAGATGTTAAGAAATAGTTTAGGATTAAAAATTAATGTTATTGGAGGTATAGACTTAACTCAAAGACCTGAATCTTTGAGTTACGAAGATTTTTTGCAACTTGCTAAAGCATTGGAAGATGTGGGTTATTAGTAATAAGTAACTATTTATAAAAATTGGCTTGTTCCGATTTCTCATAGTGAATTTGATTTTATAGTTAAAAATGACCGATAGTTTATAACTTATGTTTGTAGATGTAGCTTTACCTTCTGGGACTTTTGTATATAGAGTACCAAATAAACTTAAGCAAAAACTTGAATTAGGTTCACTTGTAAAAGTCGCACTTCGGTCAAGAGAGTTGGAAGGCTGGATAGTAGGAGCGAATAAATCTACAAAACTTAAAACTGTTAGAGAGATACTTGGGATTTCTTATCCTGAACCACTTATTACTGCACCACTTTTAGGACTTGGAAAGTGGATGGCTAAGTATTATCAGGCATCGTTGGGGTCTGTTTTAAATATTATAGTGCCATCGCGTGGCAAATTAATTTCTTTACCTCAACAGGAGACAAAAATCTTTAAACCAATCGGTATAAAAATACTGCCATCTGTAATCAGAAACTCATTGAAAGAAAAGCAGTTTAAAAGTGTATTACTCTATGGACATGAGAGAAATGATATCTACTTTGGAGCAATTGAAGAAGCATTAAGTCGGGGGTTGGGTGTTATATTCCTTATACCCGAAATTATCTTGATTCCTTACATTTTTTCACTTCTACAAAAAAGGGTTGGAGATTTAATTGCTGTTTTGCATTCAAGACTAAAAAAGGAAGAACGGTGGATTGAGTGGCTAAGGATTAAAAGAGGAATGGCAAGGGTAGTAATTGGCACAAGGAGTGCTATTTTTGCACCAGTACATAACATTGGGCTTATAATTATTGATGAGGAACAAGATACAAGCTACAAGAGTGAAGAGACACCAAAATATTCTGCACGAGATGTAGCAATAATGAGAGCTAAAATTGAATCTACATTGTGCATTCTTGGGAGTGCTACTCCAAGTGTAGAGACATTTTATAATACTAAAGCAAAAAAAATCACACTCCTCCATTTGACTAGTCCAAAAAGACCTTTTAAAATTTGGCTTGCAGATATGCGTAAAGAAACTGACCCAATTTTTTCGGAACTTTTAAAAAGGAAAATTAAAGAATACACAAATAGAGGTGAAAAAGTAATACTATTTTTAAACCGTAGAGGCTTTTATTCTTTCATTTTTTGTGAAGATTGCGGATATATCCCAAAGTGTCCTAATTGTGGTGTTTCTCTTACTTATCATAAAATAAATTTATCACTTAGATGCCATTATTGCGGACACAGTGAAAAGGCGCTCGGATATTGTGCACAGTGTAAAGGAATTAATTTGTCACATAGAGGAATTGGGACTGCAAGAGTAGAGAGGGCTTTTAAATCACTTTTTACTGGAATTAGTATTTTTAGATTAGACCTTGATACAGTTCCAAGTAAATATATAAGTCATACATTTAAGTCATTTGCAAATGGAGAAATTCAAGTACTCTTGGGTACTCAACTTGTAGTTAAACCTCTCAATTTTCCGAAAGTTGGATTAATTGGTGTAATATCAACAGATACAGGTTTAAATTTACCAGACTTTAGGGCTACGGAGCGCACTTTTTCATTACTTGTGCGATTAGTAGAAAAAGGAAAAGAAGTAGTATTACAAACTTATAATCCAGAGCACCGTGTTTTAAAGTATATTCTAACTCACAATTATTTCGGATTTTATGAATCAGAAGAGTTAATAAGAAAAAAGCTTGTTTATCCTCCTTATTCTCATCTTATAAGAATATTGATAAAAGATTTGGAAGAACGAGCTAAGAAAAGTGCTTCTGAATTAGCGAATAGATTTAAAGAAGAGGGGCTAAATTTTCTTGGTCCTGCTCCTTGCTTGCTTGAACGCGATGGAAGTAAAATTAGGTTACATTTTCTTCTAAAGGTAAAAAATCCGCAAGATTTATCTCTTTCACAAATTATTCCCAGGAACACTATAATAGATGTGGATCCTTTAGAACTTATTTAAATATTATGCAACTACAATGCAGGTAACTGTGGAACTTACACCTTCTATCTCATGTATTTTTTCTGCAACTACTTCTCCAAGTTCTTTGAGATCGTTAACTTTAATAGTCGCTATTATATCGTAAATCCCTGTAACCATATGCGCTTCTTTTACATTAGGAAGTTTCCTTACTTCTCTTAAAACTTCTTCGGCTCTTCCAACTCTTAGCTTTATAAGTACATAAGCTGAGACTCCCATTTTTCCCCCCTTAGTTGCAGAATATACTTATAACTTTGAGATTTGTCAAGGATAAAATGAAAAAATAAAAAGGTAGGCAGGTCTTTCACCATCTACTACCTACCTCAGTATACAATTAAATAGTCTTCCATACGACTAAGTGATTAAGTAGCCTCAACTTACACGAGAACCAGAAGAAATATTTTTATCTGGGACAAGAAGAACTACTTTATCCCCTTCTGTGGCTGCAAGTAGCATACTGTCAGAACATTCTCCTTTGATAATTCGAGGCTCAAGATTAGTTAAAACTACTACTTTCTTCCCTATAAGCTCTTGTGGTGAATAATGAGGTGCTATCCCGGCTATAATTTGTTTTTCTTCATTACCAATTAAAATTCTAAGTTTTAATAGTTTATCGGTCCCATCAATTTTAAGCGCTTCTTTTATTTCAGCTACCCGGATATCCAATTTTTTAAAGTCTTCAAGACTAACGATTATAGATTCCTTGTCTAAAGGTTTTCCTAACTTTCTTTTTTCTACTTCTATTCTCTCTTTTTCTATTTTCTTAAACAATATCTTTAATTTACCAATCTCCTTACCTTTTGGTATTTTAAGCCTACCTACTTCATCCCATTTACTCTTTTTTATACCGAGCGTCTCTCTTATACTCCTTGCTGTAAATGGCAAAAATGGGTTAAGTATAGTGCCAAGGTTTGCGATAAGTGTAGTACATACATAAATGATAGTAGGTGTTCTTTCCGTCTTTTTCCATGGTTTATTGTAATCAAAATATTTATTACCATCCTTCACAAGATTCATTATCTCCTTCATTCCTTTTTTAAATTCAAATTTTTCAATTAAAGCTCCTACATTATCACGTGCAAGCTCTATTTTTTTAAGTAGCTCCATATCTTCTAAAGTATACTGTCCCGGACGAGGAATTTTTCTCCCAAAATGTTGAGTAACAAAACTTAATGTCCGATTAACAAAGTTCCCAAGTATATCTGATAGCTCACTGTTATTTTTAGCTAAAAAATCATTCCATACAAAATCTACATCCCCTCTCTCAGGAGCATTGACAGTGAGTATATATCTTAGGGGGTCTGGATCAAAATTTTTAAGGTAATCTGGTAGCCAAATTGCCCAGTTTCTTGAAGTAGATATTTTTTTACCTTCTATATTTAGAAATTCGTTTGCAGGTATTTGTGATGGTAGGACAAAATCTCCATGTGCCATAAGCATAGCAGGCCATACAATAGCATGA
This is a stretch of genomic DNA from bacterium. It encodes these proteins:
- a CDS encoding LptF/LptG family permease, with the translated sequence MKIADKYIMKEFVLGLLWSLLALVIIYIIVDVFENVSTFVDKKVALFTIIQYYVYQIPWIVGTIVSPIACLLGCFISIGNLSRHFELVALKSFSLNTYRTFVPLSCIGLIFSGLILGMNEILLPISNQKMLDLKSEKIDKLPKIAVTPSTHIYYSGEDSRFYRIKFIDPNKGIIKGLTIYEFLKSDALKRRVDAPQAVWEDNQWKLFNGAQQIFKPHSFEVIYFDSLIVRLKETPLDFVKGVKPALSMGFFEFKEHIKKLQKGGEDITKELVDLYSRISFPFMNLIILLLGFPLASRVRNIGFVVGFAIALFVSFIYWGLLQLAKAFGHVGILSPFLASLLPNIIFIIIGTILLWNSRK
- the rsmA gene encoding 16S rRNA (adenine(1518)-N(6)/adenine(1519)-N(6))-dimethyltransferase RsmA, whose translation is MDVKEILEYQGIKPSKELGQSFLVSEKIAERIVEACEIEPDDVILEVGPGLGILTQLLVKVSHKVFAVEKDLSLFKFLEQKFQGMKTLFLLNQDVLKLNPTHITAAKPLKLVSNLPYSITSDFLYWLLNNRKCIQSCILTLQREVAHRLMAQPGIRAYGTLSVFFQFWMDVEPIFSIPGKFFFPSSKIVSEVISLKPKMETQVVNEGLFLKIVKTSFAKRRKMLRNSLGLKINVIGGIDLTQRPESLSYEDFLQLAKALEDVGY
- the priA gene encoding primosomal protein N', coding for MFVDVALPSGTFVYRVPNKLKQKLELGSLVKVALRSRELEGWIVGANKSTKLKTVREILGISYPEPLITAPLLGLGKWMAKYYQASLGSVLNIIVPSRGKLISLPQQETKIFKPIGIKILPSVIRNSLKEKQFKSVLLYGHERNDIYFGAIEEALSRGLGVIFLIPEIILIPYIFSLLQKRVGDLIAVLHSRLKKEERWIEWLRIKRGMARVVIGTRSAIFAPVHNIGLIIIDEEQDTSYKSEETPKYSARDVAIMRAKIESTLCILGSATPSVETFYNTKAKKITLLHLTSPKRPFKIWLADMRKETDPIFSELLKRKIKEYTNRGEKVILFLNRRGFYSFIFCEDCGYIPKCPNCGVSLTYHKINLSLRCHYCGHSEKALGYCAQCKGINLSHRGIGTARVERAFKSLFTGISIFRLDLDTVPSKYISHTFKSFANGEIQVLLGTQLVVKPLNFPKVGLIGVISTDTGLNLPDFRATERTFSLLVRLVEKGKEVVLQTYNPEHRVLKYILTHNYFGFYESEELIRKKLVYPPYSHLIRILIKDLEERAKKSASELANRFKEEGLNFLGPAPCLLERDGSKIRLHFLLKVKNPQDLSLSQIIPRNTIIDVDPLELI
- a CDS encoding Lrp/AsnC ligand binding domain-containing protein; amino-acid sequence: MGVSAYVLIKLRVGRAEEVLREVRKLPNVKEAHMVTGIYDIIATIKVNDLKELGEVVAEKIHEIEGVSSTVTCIVVA
- the metG gene encoding methionine--tRNA ligase, which codes for MKRILVTSALPYANGPIHIGHLAGCYLPADIYVRYQKLKGRDIIHICGTDEHGVLITMKALQEKTTPEQIVNKYYLNIKESLDNFGIKYDNFSRTSSPLHHKTAQNFFLKLYRKGYLTPKDSEQLYCNNCKRFLPERFVEGICPYCNYKGARGDQCEHCGRWLEPTMLKEPKCQICSDTPIKRVTKHWFLRLDLLQLEFESWLKSKQAWKENVISFVKSWLKDGLEPRPVTRDIDWGIPVPLPQAKGKVIYVWFEALIGYISSTIEWDKERWKDYWLSQDTELIHFIGKDNIVFHAIVWPAMLMAHGDFVLPSQIPANEFLNIEGKKISTSRNWAIWLPDYLKNFDPDPLRYILTVNAPERGDVDFVWNDFLAKNNSELSDILGNFVNRTLSFVTQHFGRKIPRPGQYTLEDMELLKKIELARDNVGALIEKFEFKKGMKEIMNLVKDGNKYFDYNKPWKKTERTPTIIYVCTTLIANLGTILNPFLPFTARSIRETLGIKKSKWDEVGRLKIPKGKEIGKLKILFKKIEKERIEVEKRKLGKPLDKESIIVSLEDFKKLDIRVAEIKEALKIDGTDKLLKLRILIGNEEKQIIAGIAPHYSPQELIGKKVVVLTNLEPRIIKGECSDSMLLAATEGDKVVLLVPDKNISSGSRVS